A stretch of DNA from Desulfurispora thermophila DSM 16022:
CTCTGACCACATCCTCCGGATTCTTGCCTTTTACCTCTTCCACATCCAAAGCCAGCGGTTGAACCTGCGGCGGTAATTGCTTATACAAATCCGCCATGGCCCGCTTTTGAGCCAGCGACAAGGCCTGCTCGTGCGTACGGGAGACCACCTTTTTTTCCAGTTCAAGGTAACGCTGTGATATTATTTCGACAGGTAGCTTTATATTCCTTCCGGCCAGTTTTTTTACCTCTTCATCACAGCGAAAATAGCGAAAGGGTATATTTTCCTGCCCCGCTAACATTATAACCCTGTCCCTTATTTTAATACTATAGCGCCGGTACTCACGCCCGGTTTCCGCCGTAATACTTTCTCTGACAGGAGTTTCACCATATGCCTCATACCAAACGCGGGCTCGCACAATACCCCTGGCCCGCACATAAGCCAATGGAGCGCGGGTAACATCGCCCGGAACATCTTGACCCGTTTCCGTCGCCGGTACAATGCCCGATATAAGTACCTGACCCGCCGTCACAGCCTCTCCCTCATTAACCACCTGATTACCGTTAATGACCAGAACCTCTTTAACCAAACCGGCCTTGACAGCTACAACATGAGCTGGACCAGAAGAAGCAACAGGTGGCAATTTTTTTTCCGCTACTTGAATATATGCTCTAATACCGCTGATGCGCACCCCCACCCAGGACACTT
This window harbors:
- the yqfD gene encoding sporulation protein YqfD → MFLFRLLSFLTGFVTIEVIGYNIEKFINKAASRGILLWNIRRLDENKLRFQARLSAVHPLRHLARQHGCRLKFGQRGGWPFIWSKMRRRKAFLTGIIVFFLGLYVLSGFVWFVEVQGNEQLSSRVVKELAGQAGLRPGVWRKTLDVRKLENSIKEQLPQVSWVGVRISGIRAYIQVAEKKLPPVASSGPAHVVAVKAGLVKEVLVINGNQVVNEGEAVTAGQVLISGIVPATETGQDVPGDVTRAPLAYVRARGIVRARVWYEAYGETPVRESITAETGREYRRYSIKIRDRVIMLAGQENIPFRYFRCDEEVKKLAGRNIKLPVEIISQRYLELEKKVVSRTHEQALSLAQKRAMADLYKQLPPQVQPLALDVEEVKGKNPEDVVRVHITAETCEDIGMEKAFVP